The DNA sequence GAGCTGGCCGAGTACGACTGGCGCTCGCCGCAGGCACGGGAGTCCTACGAGCAGATCCGCACCCTGCTGGGCCGCGAGCTCATGGACCAGCGGTTCCAGGGCATGAAGCAGGCCATGGCGAACGTCCGGCCCGAGGACGTGCGGCGCATCCAGGCCATGCTGGGCGACCTGAACGACCTGCTGGCCGCCCACGCCGCGGGCGAGGACACGGCCGAGCGGTTCGAGCGGTTCATGCGCCAGCACGGCGAGTTCTTCCCGGAGAACCCGAAGTCCGTGGACGAGCTGATCGACGCGCTGGCCGCCCGGTCGGCCGCCGCCCAGCGCATGATGAACTCGATGTCGGAGCAGCAGCGCCAGGAGCTGTCGGCGCTGTCGCAGCAGGCCTTCGGCGACTCCGGCGTCGGCGCGCAGCTGTCGCAGTTGGACGCCCTGCTGCAAGGGCTGCGGCCGGGCGAGGACTGGAACGGCTCGGCGCGGTTCCGCGGCAACAACCCGCTGGGGTTGGGCGAGGGCGCGCAGGCGATGGCGGACCTGGCCGAGCTGGACGCGCTGGCCGAGCAGCTCGCGCAGTCCTATCCCGGCGCGCGGCTGGAGGACATCGACCTGGAGGCGCTGGTCCGGCAGCTCGGCGCGGAGACGGGCGTGGACGCGCGCAGGCTGGCCGAGCTGGAACGCGAGCTGCGGTCGCAGAACCTGCTGGAACGCGCGCCGGACGGCACGCTGCGGTTGACGCCGAAGGCGCTGCGGCAGTTGGGCGAGACGGCGTTGCGGGGTGTCCTCGACCGCGCCCGGGAGCAGGGGCAGCGGGACAACTCGTCCGCCGGCGCGGCCGGTGAGCTGATCGGGTCCACGCGGCCGTGGCGCTTCGGCGACACCGAGCCGTGGAACGTGCCGCGGACCGTCACCAACGCCGTGCTGCGGTCGGCGGGCGGCCCGGTCGAGCTGGACGTGGTGGACGTCGAGGTGAGCGAGACCGAGCAGCGCTCGCGCGCGGCGGTCGCGTTGTGCGTGGACACGTCCTGGTCGATGGTGCAGGACGGCCGGTGGGTGCCGATGAAGCGCACCGCGCTGGCGCTGCACCACCTGGTGCGGACCCGGTTCCGCACCGACGCGCTGGAGCTGATCACGTTCGGCCGGCACGCCGAGACCGTCGACATCGGGCAGCTCACCGCGCTGGAAGGGGTGTGGGAGCAGGGCACGAACCTGCACCACGCGCTGCTGCTGGCCGGTCGGCACGTGCGCCGGCACCCCGACGCGCAGCCGGTGGTGCTGGTGGTGACCGACGGCGAGCCGACCGCGCACCTGGAGGCGACCGGCGACGCCGAGTTCCACTACCCGCCGCTGCCCCGGACCATCGGCAAGACCCTGGTCGAGGTGGACGCCCTGGCCCGCCTGGGCGCGTCGATCACGGTGTTCCGGCTGGGCGACGACCCCAGGCTGACCCGGTTCGTGGACACGCTGGCCAGGCGGTCCGGCGGCCGGGTCGTCGCGCCGGACGAGGACGGCCTGGGCGCGGCCGTCGTCAGCGACTACCTGCGCTCCCGCAAGCGCCGCTGACCGGCGAGGTGGCGCGCCCCCGGGCTGGGGACGCGCCACCCGCGGGGTCACATCACGTGGGTGAACGCGTTCCAGCCGTGGCCGATCTGCTTGGGCGTGGAAAGTGCGAGGCCGTTGTTGGGGTAGTGGAGCAGGTCGCCGTTGGCGTTGACGCCGAGGATGTCAGCGTGTCCGTCGCCGCTGAAGTCGGCGGCCATGACGTGGCTGAAGCTGCTCCAGCCGTGGCCGATCTGCTTGGGCGTGGAAAGTGCGAGGCCGTTGTTGGGGTAGTAGAGCAGGTCGCCGTTGGCGTTGACGCCGAGGATGTCAGCGTGTCCGTCGCCGCTGAAGTCGGCGGCCATGACGTGGCTGAAGCTGCTCCAGCCGTGGCCGATCTGCTTGGGCGTGGAGAGCGCGAGGCCGTTGTTGGGGTAGTAGAGCAGGTCGCCGTTGGCGTTGACGCCGAGGACGTCGGAATGGCCGTCACCGCTGAAGTCGGACACCCGCTCGTTGTCGGTCTCGCTGCCGCAGTTGCGGCTGGTCACGTCGCGCCAGGTGCGCGAGGACCCGGTGTGGGTCACCCCGTCGAACACCGCGGCGACGCGTTCGGCTCCCGCATACCCCCAGGTGGCGCTGCCGTCGCCGTTCGCGTCGAAGCCCTGCTCGTAGTGCAGGTGTGGGTGGTCGTTCGAGGTGGGCCCGGTCCGGCCGACCCGCCCGATCCGCTGCCCCTGGGCGACCCGCGCCCCGACCGCGACCGCGCGCGACTGGAGGTGCAGGTAGGTGGTGAAGTGGCCGCCGCCGTGGTTGATCTGGATCACGTTGCCGGCGTTGTCGTGGTAGAAGGACTTGTTCACCGTGCCGGCCGCCGGCGCCAGCAGAGCCGCGCCCTCGGTGCCGACCTGGTTCGGCTCGCGCACCATGTCGAGCGCGGGGCTGTGGGCCCAGGTGTCGAGCCGCCACTTCTGCCCGCACTCGAAGGGCAGCTGGAAGGACGGCGCGGCGTGCGCCGGTGACGCGAGCACGACGGACGCCAGTCCGGCCGCGGTGACCAGGCAGGTGCTCACGGCGGCGCGGAGTCGTGCCGTTCTGCCTCGTGACATACGAGGTCTCCTCATCGGTCGTGGTGTGTGCAACCGGTCTCCCGGGGGAGGGAACACACCACGGTATGAGGTTCGGCGCGCCGCACCTGTCCGGCGAACGCCCGACAGAGCCCGGTGGACGCGCTCAGTCGGTGCGGTCGTCCCTGATCTCGTCCTTGGTCTCGCGCTCCCGCTCGGTCGAGGCCAGCGCCTTCTCCGTGGTGGCGTCGGGCTCGGCGTGGTGCTTGCCGGGGCGGAGGGAGAAGTGCGACTCGTCGCGCATCCGCTCCACCATGTGCGGGTAGTGCAGCTCGAACGCGGGCCGCTCGGACCGGATGCGCGGCAGCTCGGTGAAGT is a window from the Saccharothrix saharensis genome containing:
- a CDS encoding vWA domain-containing protein; amino-acid sequence: MTGYRYGRYVDGPDPLAPPTDLRAAMDELGREVMEGASPDSALRELLRRGLPGTRGLDDLTARLWQKRAALTRRHRLDGTLQEIQRLLEEALRAERAALFPDPDDEARFREARLDALPQSTAAAVSELAEYDWRSPQARESYEQIRTLLGRELMDQRFQGMKQAMANVRPEDVRRIQAMLGDLNDLLAAHAAGEDTAERFERFMRQHGEFFPENPKSVDELIDALAARSAAAQRMMNSMSEQQRQELSALSQQAFGDSGVGAQLSQLDALLQGLRPGEDWNGSARFRGNNPLGLGEGAQAMADLAELDALAEQLAQSYPGARLEDIDLEALVRQLGAETGVDARRLAELERELRSQNLLERAPDGTLRLTPKALRQLGETALRGVLDRAREQGQRDNSSAGAAGELIGSTRPWRFGDTEPWNVPRTVTNAVLRSAGGPVELDVVDVEVSETEQRSRAAVALCVDTSWSMVQDGRWVPMKRTALALHHLVRTRFRTDALELITFGRHAETVDIGQLTALEGVWEQGTNLHHALLLAGRHVRRHPDAQPVVLVVTDGEPTAHLEATGDAEFHYPPLPRTIGKTLVEVDALARLGASITVFRLGDDPRLTRFVDTLARRSGGRVVAPDEDGLGAAVVSDYLRSRKRR
- a CDS encoding VCBS repeat domain-containing M23 family metallopeptidase, with amino-acid sequence MSRGRTARLRAAVSTCLVTAAGLASVVLASPAHAAPSFQLPFECGQKWRLDTWAHSPALDMVREPNQVGTEGAALLAPAAGTVNKSFYHDNAGNVIQINHGGGHFTTYLHLQSRAVAVGARVAQGQRIGRVGRTGPTSNDHPHLHYEQGFDANGDGSATWGYAGAERVAAVFDGVTHTGSSRTWRDVTSRNCGSETDNERVSDFSGDGHSDVLGVNANGDLLYYPNNGLALSTPKQIGHGWSSFSHVMAADFSGDGHADILGVNANGDLLYYPNNGLALSTPKQIGHGWSSFSHVMAADFSGDGHADILGVNANGDLLHYPNNGLALSTPKQIGHGWNAFTHVM